From Leptotrichia sp. OH3620_COT-345, the proteins below share one genomic window:
- a CDS encoding osmolarity sensor protein EnvZ, which yields MLISVPIYKEKKKENFRMIIIPTGFDEVGIRRCKDYSIISYLDKNEVEKIGELVLWALEQSSEEIIKNSSKISIEKQYSNSNSYRKFSTEYNLISLDFYKNIYSLELRRKDGAGFGPFEDENSEYEFGEKKPTAYELGSKLMEMFEYKENYDEI from the coding sequence ATGTTAATATCAGTACCGATATACAAAGAAAAGAAAAAAGAAAATTTTAGAATGATAATAATTCCAACAGGATTTGATGAAGTTGGAATAAGGAGATGTAAAGATTATAGTATAATTTCTTATTTAGATAAAAATGAAGTGGAAAAAATAGGAGAGCTAGTATTATGGGCTTTAGAGCAGAGTAGTGAAGAAATAATCAAAAATAGTTCTAAAATAAGTATAGAAAAACAGTATTCTAATAGTAATTCTTATAGAAAATTTTCAACAGAATATAATCTTATAAGTCTAGATTTTTATAAAAATATTTATTCGTTGGAACTAAGGAGAAAAGATGGAGCAGGGTTTGGTCCTTTTGAAGATGAAAACAGTGAATATGAATTTGGAGAAAAGAAACCAACAGCCTATGAATTAGGGAGTAAACTAATGGAAATGTTTGAGTATAAGGAAAATTATGATGAAATTTAA
- the rplU gene encoding 50S ribosomal protein L21 — protein sequence MFAVIKTGGKQYKVEVGSVLKVEKLAAEVNSDVEIKEVLLVGEGNNVTVGTPLVNTASVIVTVKEHGKGEKKINFKYNKKTYYRKKGHRQQYTTIEVKSINA from the coding sequence ATGTTTGCAGTAATTAAAACAGGCGGAAAGCAATATAAAGTTGAAGTAGGGTCTGTATTAAAAGTTGAAAAATTAGCCGCTGAAGTAAATTCAGATGTGGAAATTAAAGAAGTTTTATTAGTAGGAGAAGGAAATAATGTAACGGTTGGAACTCCATTAGTAAATACTGCTTCTGTTATAGTAACAGTTAAAGAACATGGAAAAGGCGAGAAAAAGATCAACTTTAAATATAATAAGAAAACTTATTACAGAAAAAAGGGTCACAGACAGCAATATACAACTATTGAAGTCAAGTCGATAAATGCTTAA